Proteins from a genomic interval of Malassezia vespertilionis chromosome 9, complete sequence:
- a CDS encoding uncharacterized protein (EggNog:ENOG503P2E9; COG:Q), translated as MHPVAEQGFNKSATECSYDKARPSYSVQVINSILAAPQSNGPLRIVELGAGTGIATRLLLEHGGAHGGIERLEAFDPSEGMLQCLRASLFGKNGKEGEVDRLKQQGKLKQDAVVVVGEATFEDYNATPGADIVIIAQAWHWAPDFDKALRRIAATLRTGGVLALMWNLEDRSAAKWVADFRDLYERYEAGATQYRHMLWKKMEETPSYQKYYQPLPPVHIQRALPTTEQDAIDRVMSKSYISILSDEHKQLLTDKMRQILEGPDTATGRKWIDKLRGKFEYPYKTDLHMYRRT; from the exons ATGCACCCCGTTGCGGAACAAGGCTTCAACAAGTCGGCAACCGAGTGTTCGTACGACAAGGCACGTCCTTCGTACTCTGTTCAGGTAATAAACAGCattctcgccgcgccgcagagcAACGGGCCTctccgcatcgtcgagctcgGTGCGGGGACGGGCATTGCGACTCGTctcctgctcgagcatggcggcgcgcacggcggaaTCGAGCGACTAGAGGCGTTTGACCCGTCAGAAGGCATGCTTCAGTGCTTGAGAGCTTCGCTCTTTGGCAAAAACGGCAAGGAAGGCGAGGTCGACAGGCTAAAGCAGCAAGGCAAGCTGAAGCAAGACGCCGTAGTAGTAGTGGGGGAGGCTACATTTGAGGACTACAATGCCACGCCTGGTGCCGACATTGTCATTATTGCTCAGGCATGGCACTGGGCACCCGACTTTgacaaggcgctgcgccgcatcgccgcgacgctccGTACTGGCGGTGTATTGGCCCTGATGTGGAACTTGGAGgaccgcagcgcggccaagtGGGTCGCAGATTTCCGTGATCTTTACGAGCGCTACGAGGCCGGTGCCACGCAGTACCGGCACATGCTGTGGAAAAAGATGGAGGAGACGCCGAGCTACCAAAAATACTACCAGCCGCTTCCTCCCGTCCACATTCAGCGTGCATTGCCGACCACCGAGCAGGACGCTATCGACCGCGTCATGTCCAAATCATATATCTCCATTCTCAGTGACGAAcacaagcagctgctcacAGACAAGATGCGGCAGATCCTCGAGGGGCCCGACACCGCCACAGGACGCAAGTGGATCGACAAATTGCGGGGAAAGTTTGAATATCCGTACAAGACCG ACCTACACATGTATCGTCGCACGTAA
- a CDS encoding uncharacterized protein (EggNog:ENOG503NV7R; COG:S), producing the protein MPVEIEVDVILFDMDGTLIDSTPAVNATWVEFAHEFDLDLDDVLHNAHGKRTVENITHYIPSLTEEQVQSAVVRFETRVLEIAEENLRTSKETGVASGTIVPMPGAKQLLSELDAGSAANPHRRQGWAIVTSSTRAYAKRAFSMAEVGPIPHVFITSDDCTHGKPDPEPYLKGAERSNAAIATCIVVEDAPPGVLSGKRGGARVLGLETTHDGKRMWECGATWLAQDLSKVHARWDGDHLFVLLDAAPAPQYCGKRM; encoded by the exons ATGCCGGTCGAGATCGAAGTGGATGTGATTTTGTTCGACATGGACGGG ACATTGATCGACTCCACGCCCGCGGTAAATGCTACGTGGGTTGAGTTTGCACACGAGTTCGATCTGGACCTGGACGATGTG CTGCACAATGCGCACGGAAAACGCACCGTGGAAAACATTACGCATTACATTCCTTCTCTCACAGAAGAGCAAGTTCAGTCGGCGGTGGTGCGCTTCGAGACGCGCGTGCTCGAGATTGCCGAAGAGAATCTGCGCACCTCCAAAGAGACGGGCGTGGCGAGCGGCACTATTGTGCCAATGCCAGGCGCGAAGCAGCTGCTTTCCGAG CTCGACgcaggaagcgctgcgaatccgcaccgccgccaagGCTGGGCCATTGTGACGAGCT CGACACGTGCAtacgccaagcgcgcattcTCCATGGCCGAAGTCGGGCCAATTCCCCACGTGTTCATCACCTCGGACGACTGTACGCATGGCAAACCTGATCCTGAGCCGTACCTTAAAGGCGCCGAACGCAGCAACGCCGCAATCGCCACGTGCATCGTCGtggaggatgcgccgcccggcGTCCTAAGCGGAAAACGCGGAGGCGCACGCGTCCTTGGCCTCGAGACGACGCACGACGGGAAGCGCATGTGGGAATGCGGGGCTACATGGCTCGCCCAAGACCTGAGTAAAGTCCACGCGCGCTGGGACGGTGACCACCTGTTTGTTCTTctcgatgcagcgccggcgccgcagtACTGCGGCAAACGTATGTAA
- a CDS encoding uncharacterized protein (EggNog:ENOG503NV7R; COG:S), whose amino-acid sequence MPVFNVTADGILFDMDGTLISSTAALSAVWVEFAKQYDMDLNDLLENSHGKRTNENLRERLPQLTDKQCDDEAVRFENRIIEISDEKRAKLTTAPDAKDPQGTIVGLPGVRSLLSQLNQHKRPNRDSWAIVTSATGDYARQAFLSTKSAGLPAVFISSDEVNNGKPDPEPYLKGAQLSHFDIKDTIVFEDAPAGVLSGKRAGARVLAVTTTHDAQRLWDNGADWVVDTLDKVSAHWEGDVLHLTIDSNEKPQ is encoded by the exons ATGCCTGTTTTTAACGTCACCGCCGATGGCATCCTGTTCGATATGGACGGCACGCTGATCAGCTCGACTGCTGCGCTGAGCGCAGTTTGGGTCGAGTTTGCGAAGCAGTACGACATGGACTTGAATGATTTG CTCGAAAACTCGCACGGCAAGCGTACCAACGAGAAcctgcgcgagcgtctCCCGCAGTTGACCGACAAGCAGTGCGATGACGAGGCGGTCCGCTTCGAAAACCGGATCATTGAAATATCGGACGAGAAACGTGCCAAATTAACGACGGCGCCTGATGCGAAAGACCCGCAGGGCACGATCGTGGGCCTTCCTGGCGTCAGGTCTTTGCTGAGCCAGCTGAACCAACACAAGCGCCCCAACCGTGACAGCTGGGCGATTGTGACCAGCGCTACGGGCGACTATGCTCGCCAAGCGTTCCTTTCCACCAAGTCGGCTGGCCTCCCTGCCGTGTTTATCTCTTCAGATGAGGTGAATAACGGCAAGCCGGACCCTGAGCCGTATCTCAAGGGTGCGCAACTGAGTCACTTTGACATCAAGGACACCATTGTCTTTGAGGACGCCCCGGCTGGCGTACTTagcggcaagcgcgctgGTGCGCGTGTTCTTGCGGTCACAACCACCCACGACGCTCAGCGTCTGTGGGATAACGGCGCAGACTGGGTCGTGGACACTCTCGATAAGGTCTCGGCTCACTGGGAGGGCGATGTGCTGCATCTCACCATTGACTCGAACGAGAAGCCACAATAA